A genomic segment from Oncorhynchus keta strain PuntledgeMale-10-30-2019 chromosome 7, Oket_V2, whole genome shotgun sequence encodes:
- the zgc:172182 gene encoding coiled-coil domain-containing protein 89, translated as MASPHRSPKDLRKMIRETKQDMDDVHKSLEKLRGLSLEERTESGMLRSRIDEQSSLICILKQRADDMLLRCQALERINSELEDLRADVQTELDKEKKRSMQLEQRFMDLAANHQELIHFKDEYKRQNAKLKQENERLQEENDKLFSKDLQDKEAVVLKLTQELRDLAEQHRSLDNEYQGKTTGFKTKLKGLMDLHHTKEASLQGELHDAQRQLSNAVEMCTELDQQLKKARENDSLKGTEMQKKMEVLAKEKDKFLDLSMKRGKLIQDKQVEIQQLETKRQEVEKNRAAAEERFEREAAVVNTNLKVKELQHALDQSVNTCNKLKKDFEAYKNHSTDLLEKEKELNANLRHMIG; from the exons ACAAGTCTTTGGAGAAACTGCGTGGCCTTTCCCTGGAAGAGAGGACGGAGTCAGGGATGCTGCGGTCAAGGATAGACGAGCAATCGAGTTTGATTTGCATTTTGAAACAAAGAGCAGACGACATGCTTCTTCGTTGTCAGGCTCTGGAGAGGATCAACTCTGAGTTAGAAGACCTGAGAGCAGACGTACAGACCGAACTTGACAAAGAAAAGAAGAGATCCATGCAGTTAGAGCAAAGGTTTATGGATCTGGCAGCCAACCATCAGGAGCTGATACATTTCAAGGACGAGTACAAAAGACAGAATGCCAAACTAAAACAGGAGAACGAACGACTTCAGGAAGAGAACGATAAACTTTTCTCTAAAGACTTACAAGACAAAGAAGCAGTTGTTTTGAAACTAACACAAGAACTGAGAGACCTTGCTGAGCAACATAGAAGTCTTGATAATGAATATCA GGGAAAAACAACTGGGTTCAAGACCAAACTTAAAGGGCTCATGGATCTCCATCATACTAAGGAGGCGTCCTTACAAGGTGAATTGCATGATGCTCAAAGACAGCTGAGCAATGCAGTGGAGATGTGCACAG AACTTGATCAACAGCTTAAAAAAGCAAGAGAAAATGATTCATTGAAAGGGACAGAGATGCAGAAAAAAATGGAGGTCTTGGCCAAGGAAAAAGACAAATTCTTGGATCTCTCGATGAAAAGGGGGAAACTAATACAG GATAAACAGGTGGAAATCCAGCAGTTGGAGACAAAAAGGCAAGAGGTGGAAAAAAACAGGGCTGCTGCAGAAGAAAG GTTTGAAAGAGAGGCAGCTGTGGTGAACACTAATTTGAAAGTCAAAGAACTCCAGCATGCTCTTGATCAGTCTGTGAACACTTGCAACAAGCTGAAGAAG GATTTTGAAGCCTATAAAAACCACAGCACCGACCTACTTGAAAAGGAAAAGGAGTTAAATGCCAACCTGCGCCATATGATTGGTTAA